CATTGCCGTCACATTTTTCAGGTTGTTACCCGATGCTCCTTCGATAATGAGTTTCTTGCCACTTCCTTCCCTCCTTTTTTCGGGAATGGCGATTTCTAACTTGCCATTCAGGTAGTTGGAGGTAAGTGTGTTTCTTTTCAGCATTTCTGAAGGAAGGCCTTCGAATACCACATCACCCCCCTTTTGACCGGCAAAAGGCCCCATATCGACTATATAATCGGATGCCAGCATCATATCTTTGTCGTGTTCCACCACTACCACCGAGTTACCCGAATCCCGCAGTTTCTTCAGCGAGTCGATCAGGCGGTGGTTATCGCGTTGGTGGAGCCCGATACTGGGCTCGTCGAGTATATAAAGCACATTTACCAGTTGCGATCCGATCTGGGTAGCCAGACGGATACGCTGGCTCTCACCACCGGATAGGGATGCCGATGAACGGGAGAGAGACAGGTATCCCAGTCCCACATCCAGCAGGAACTGGAGACGTGAAAGGATCTCTTTCTTGATCTCTCCGGCGATAAGGCGTTGCTTCTCCGTTATATCTGTTTCTGAAGAAATAATCCATTGATACAGCGATTGGATATCCATTTCTGCCAACTCGGCAATATTTTTTCCGTTGATCTTGAAATGGAGTGCTTCCTTGTTGAGCCGTTGCCCGTGACATTCGGGGCAGACCGAGGTGGTGATGAACTGGCCTGCCCATTTTTGGGCGGTAGCCGAAGCTTCATCTTCCTGCTGCATCTCAATATATTTGGTGACCCCTTCGTAGGAGACCATATAATTGGAGTTTCCCAGCGACTCGTTTTTTATTTTGAGTCGCTCATCGGTACCATACATGATCTCATCGATAGCTTCCTGGGGGATATCTTTGATCGGTGTTTTCAGTGTCACCCCATATTTCTCGCAGATGGCTGCGATTTGCCAGAAGAGCAGGTTGCTTCGTTCCTTCCCGAGTGGTGCAATACCTCCTCCTGCAATGCTGAGATTGGGATCGGGGATGACCTTTTCGACATCGATCTGATCGACCGAACCGATACCCTTGCAGCGGGGACAGGCTCCCTGTGGTGAATTGAAAGAAAAATTATGGGGTGCAGGTTCATTATACGAAAGACCGGTGGTCGGGCACATAAGGCTGCGACTGTAATGGCGCACTTCCCCGGCTTCTACATCCTGTATAAGGATCAGGCCGGAACCCTGCTTCATGGCGGTACGTACGCTGCTTTGCAATTTATCTGCAAACTTATTGGATACAACCAGCTTATCGATGAGTATCTCGATATTGTGGTTTTTATATCTGTCCACACGCATGCCGGGCATGATTTCCCTGATTTCACCGTCGACCCTCACATTGAGATATCCTTTTTTCCGGATCTGTTCAAACAGCTCCTTATAGTGTCCTTTCCTGTTTCTCACCACCGGAGCGAGGATATAGATCTTTTTACCGATATATTTCTCTAATATCAGTTCCAGTATCTGGCTGTCGGTATATTTCACCATTTTCTCTCCGGTGATATAGGAGTATGCTTCACCGGCACGGGCATAAAGCAGGCGGAGAAAGTCATATACTTCAGTAGTGGTACCAACGGTAGAACGTGGATTTTTATTGGTGGTCTTCTGTTCAATGGAAATGACCGGGCTTAAGCCTGTGATCTTGTCCACGTCAGGACGTTCCATCTTGCCCAGAAAT
This window of the Proteiniphilum saccharofermentans genome carries:
- the uvrA gene encoding excinuclease ABC subunit UvrA: MASETEQIIEVYGARVHNLKNIDVTIPRDSLTVITGLSGSGKSSLAFDTIFAEGQRRYIETFSAYARGFLGKMERPDVDKITGLSPVISIEQKTTNKNPRSTVGTTTEVYDFLRLLYARAGEAYSYITGEKMVKYTDSQILELILEKYIGKKIYILAPVVRNRKGHYKELFEQIRKKGYLNVRVDGEIREIMPGMRVDRYKNHNIEILIDKLVVSNKFADKLQSSVRTAMKQGSGLILIQDVEAGEVRHYSRSLMCPTTGLSYNEPAPHNFSFNSPQGACPRCKGIGSVDQIDVEKVIPDPNLSIAGGGIAPLGKERSNLLFWQIAAICEKYGVTLKTPIKDIPQEAIDEIMYGTDERLKIKNESLGNSNYMVSYEGVTKYIEMQQEDEASATAQKWAGQFITTSVCPECHGQRLNKEALHFKINGKNIAELAEMDIQSLYQWIISSETDITEKQRLIAGEIKKEILSRLQFLLDVGLGYLSLSRSSASLSGGESQRIRLATQIGSQLVNVLYILDEPSIGLHQRDNHRLIDSLKKLRDSGNSVVVVEHDKDMMLASDYIVDMGPFAGQKGGDVVFEGLPSEMLKRNTLTSNYLNGKLEIAIPEKRREGSGKKLIIEGASGNNLKNVTAMFPLGTLICVTGVSGSGKSTLINETLQPILSQKFYRSLKDPLPYKSVKGIEHLDKIVSVDQSPIGRTPRSNPATYTGVFSDIRLLFAGMPEAKIRGYKPGRFSFNVKGGRCEKCGGNGYKTIEMNFLPDVMVPCEECHGKRYNRETLEVRFKGKSIADVLDMTINEAVDFFENVPTILHKIKVLQEVGLGYIKLGQSSTTLSGGESQRVKLATELARIDTGNTLYVLDEPTTGLHFEDIRVLLGVLNKLVDKGNTVIVIEHNLDIIKCADYIIDLGPEGGERGGQILAKGTPEEIVNNGKSYTAVYLKEEL